A genomic stretch from Neospora caninum Liverpool complete genome, chromosome III includes:
- a CDS encoding putative phosphatidylinositol N-acetylglucosaminyltransferase subunit yields the protein MVGDSRESSEHSPRVCPTRHLLAPHAPHALREDFLRLSCGCALQSTDCSAVPSGDRLPQDEAPVTPLPARWEKVLWRRQAFPDNYVDESFLDSLICNANMRAYVYADLCRATAAVTQHISLLVAFTVVYIMLEKKRISVGSLFAVDLALLFLGFVLRFLADEALQSTWRGLWSSFVGMGCLRILAPILRTLTQAFSDDTVVCLSVVSLLVHVALTDYSYIYRNPGKIDESLQRAMSINAALLANVVLASRLSSSTEVFAVLIFGIEIFTISPMARRILWQRYPWAFVQVLTPTLVLSTALLLSLEAPASIVLLFLFSIVFITFVGPYWLISSQKYKHEIKGPWDVAEVPNYA from the exons ATGGTTGGAGATTCCCGCGAGTCGTCCGAGCACTCGCCGCGAGTCTGTCCCACTCGGCACCTGCTGGCGCCACATGCGCCACATGCGCTTCGCGAGGACTTTCTCCGCCTTAGTTGCGGCTGCGCGCTCCAGAGCACAGACTGCTCTGCCGTCcccagcggagacaggctgcCGCAAGACGAGGCTCCCGTCACTCCTTTGCCCGCGCGGTGGGAGAAGGTTCTTTGGCGCCGCCAGGCTTTCCCAGATAACTACGTCGACGAGAGCTTTCTCGACTCGCTCATCTGCAATGCTAACATGCGGGCGTACGTGTACGCGGACCTGTGCCGCGCAACCGCAGCCGTGACCCAGCACATCAGTCTCTTGGTGGCCTTCACCGTCGTCTACATCAtgctcgagaagaagcgaatctCTGTCGGTTCTCTGTTCGCCGTCGacctcgcgcttctctttctggggTTCGtcctgcgcttcctcgccgacgAGGCACTCCAGA GCACGTGGCGAGGGCTCTGGAGCAGTTTCGTCGGCATGGGGTGTCTTCGC ATCCTGGCCCCCATCCTTCGAACGCTCACCCAAGCCTTCAGCGACGACAccgtcgtctgtctctcagTTG tgaGTCTCCTGGTCCACGTGGCGTTGACCGACTACTCCTACATCTACCG aaaccCCGGCAAAATCGATGAATCTCTGCAACGGGCGATGAGCATCAACGCCGCCCTGTTGGCCAACGTCGTGCTTGCCTCGCGGCTCTCCTCCTCAACAGAAGTGTTCGCGGTGTTAATCTTTGGAATTGA GATCTTCACCATCAGTCCCATGGCGAGGCGCATCCTGTGG CAAAGATATCCATGGGCGTTCGTCCAGGTTCTCACGCCGACActcgttctctccactgCGCTTCTGCTGAGTCTAGAAGCCCCCGCTAGCATTGtactcctttttcttttctc GATTGTTTTTATCACGTTTGTCGGCCCCTACTGGCTGATCAGTTCGCAAAAGTACAAACA TGAGATCAAAGGCCCATGGGACGTAGCAGAGGTCCCAAACTACGCGTGA